One genomic window of Enoplosus armatus isolate fEnoArm2 chromosome 19, fEnoArm2.hap1, whole genome shotgun sequence includes the following:
- the tfap2b gene encoding transcription factor AP-2-beta isoform X2, producing the protein MLWKLVENVKYEDIYEDRHDGVSSHSSRLSQLGSVSHAGPYSSAPPLSHAPSSDFQPPYFPPPYQPLAHYQSQDPYSHVSDPYSLNSLHQSQQGAWGARQRQDVAGDRMDSSALLAQPRASLPQLSGLDPRRDYGGVRRPDVLLHSAHPGLEPGMGDGLLHGLHGMEDVQTIDDNGTNILDQSVIKKGPLPVPMPHKNMGSLMLGKDGLIGGVTVNINEVFCSVPGRLSLLSSTSKYKVTVGEVQRRLSPPECLNASLLGGVLRRAKSKNGGKCLREKLEKIGLNLPAGRRKAANVTLLTSLVEGEAVHLARDFGYICETEFPTKAVSEYLNRQHADPNELHTRKNMLLATKQLCKEFSDLLAQDRTPLGNSRPSPILEPGIQSCLSHFSFITHGFGSPAICAALTTLQNYLTEALKGLDKMFLNNPPNNRHGDGGNKAGDKEEKQRK; encoded by the exons ATGCTGTGGAAACTAGTTGAGAATGTCAAGTATGAAGATATTTACGAG GACCGGCATGACGGTGTCTCGAGCCACAGCTCGCGCCTGTCCCAGCTGGGCTCGGTATCGCACGCGGGACCCTACTCCAGCGCGCCGCCGCTGTCTCATGCGCCCTCATCGGACTTCCAGCCTCCGTACTTTCCGCCGCCATACCAGCCGCTCGCTCACTACCAGAGCCAGGACCCGTACTCCCACGTCAGCGACCCGTACTCCCTGAACTCCCTGCACCAGAGCCAGCAGGGCGCATGGGGGGCGCGGCAGCGGCAGGACGTCGCCGGGGACCGGATGGACAGCTCCGCTCTGCTGGCCCAGCCTCGGGCCTCGCTGCCACAGCTGTCCGGGCTGGACCCGCGGCGGGACTACGGTGGCGTGCGGCGGCCTGATGTGCTGCTGCACTCCGCTCACCCGGGACTGGAGCCCGGTATGGGCGACGGACTGCTGCACGGGCTGCACGGTATGGAGGACGTTCAG ACCATTGACGACAATGGAACGAACATCCTGGATCAGTCAGTAATTAAGAAAgg TCCTCTTCCAGTTCCCATGCCGCACAAGAACATGGGCTCCCTGATGCTCGGCAAGGACGGGCTGATCGGCGGAGTCACCGTGAACATAAACGAGGTGTTCTGCTCGGTACCGGGCCGCCTGTCTCTGCTCAGCTCCACCTCCAAGTACAAAGTGACCGTAGGGGAGGTGCAGAGGAGACTGTCCCCGCCCGAGTGCCTCAACGCCTCCTTGTTGGGGGGCGTGTTGAGAAG AGCAAAGTCCAAAAACGGTGGGAAATGTCTGAGAGAAAAGCTGGAGAAGATTGGACTCAATTTACCTGCTGGAAGACGCAAAGCTGCCAACGTCACATTACTAACATCTCTTGTAGAAG GTGAAGCAGTCCACCTGGCCCGGGATTTCGGTTACATCTGCGAGACGGAGTTTCCCACCAAAGCCGTGAGCGAGTACCTCAACCGGCAGCACGCGGACCCCAACGAGCTGCACACGCGGAAAAACATGCTGCTGGCGACAAA ACAGCTGTGTAAGGAGTTCTCAGACCTGCTGGCCCAGGACAGGACTCCCCTGGGCAACTCAAGGCCCAGCCCCATTCTGGAGCCCGGCATCCAGAGCTGCCTCTCCCACTTCTCCTTCATCACGCACGGCTTCGGCTCGCCCGCCATCTGCGCCGCGCTCACCACCCTCCAGAACTACCTCACCGAGGCTCTCAAAGGACTCGACAAGATGTTTCTCAACAACCCGCCCAACAACCGGCACGGGGACGGCGGCAACAAGGCCGGCGACAAAGAGGAGAAGCAGCGGAAATGA
- the tfap2b gene encoding transcription factor AP-2-beta isoform X6, with product MLWKLVENVKYEDIYEDRHDGVSSHSSRLSQLGSVSHAGPYSSAPPLSHAPSSDFQPPYFPPPYQPLAHYQSQDPYSHVSDPYSLNSLHQSQQGAWGARQRQDVAGDRMDSSALLAQPRASLPQLSGLDPRRDYGGVRRPDVLLHSAHPGLEPGMGDGLLHGLHGMEDVQTIDDNGTNILDQSVIKKVPMPHKNMGSLMLGKDGLIGGVTVNINEVFCSVPGRLSLLSSTSKYKVTVGEVQRRLSPPECLNASLLGGVLRRAKSKNGGKCLREKLEKIGLNLPAGRRKAANVTLLTSLVEGEAVHLARDFGYICETEFPTKAVSEYLNRQHADPNELHTRKNMLLATKQLCKEFSDLLAQDRTPLGNSRPSPILEPGIQSCLSHFSFITHGFGSPAICAALTTLQNYLTEALKGLDKMFLNNPPNNRHGDGGNKAGDKEEKQRK from the exons ATGCTGTGGAAACTAGTTGAGAATGTCAAGTATGAAGATATTTACGAG GACCGGCATGACGGTGTCTCGAGCCACAGCTCGCGCCTGTCCCAGCTGGGCTCGGTATCGCACGCGGGACCCTACTCCAGCGCGCCGCCGCTGTCTCATGCGCCCTCATCGGACTTCCAGCCTCCGTACTTTCCGCCGCCATACCAGCCGCTCGCTCACTACCAGAGCCAGGACCCGTACTCCCACGTCAGCGACCCGTACTCCCTGAACTCCCTGCACCAGAGCCAGCAGGGCGCATGGGGGGCGCGGCAGCGGCAGGACGTCGCCGGGGACCGGATGGACAGCTCCGCTCTGCTGGCCCAGCCTCGGGCCTCGCTGCCACAGCTGTCCGGGCTGGACCCGCGGCGGGACTACGGTGGCGTGCGGCGGCCTGATGTGCTGCTGCACTCCGCTCACCCGGGACTGGAGCCCGGTATGGGCGACGGACTGCTGCACGGGCTGCACGGTATGGAGGACGTTCAG ACCATTGACGACAATGGAACGAACATCCTGGATCAGTCAGTAATTAAGAAAg TTCCCATGCCGCACAAGAACATGGGCTCCCTGATGCTCGGCAAGGACGGGCTGATCGGCGGAGTCACCGTGAACATAAACGAGGTGTTCTGCTCGGTACCGGGCCGCCTGTCTCTGCTCAGCTCCACCTCCAAGTACAAAGTGACCGTAGGGGAGGTGCAGAGGAGACTGTCCCCGCCCGAGTGCCTCAACGCCTCCTTGTTGGGGGGCGTGTTGAGAAG AGCAAAGTCCAAAAACGGTGGGAAATGTCTGAGAGAAAAGCTGGAGAAGATTGGACTCAATTTACCTGCTGGAAGACGCAAAGCTGCCAACGTCACATTACTAACATCTCTTGTAGAAG GTGAAGCAGTCCACCTGGCCCGGGATTTCGGTTACATCTGCGAGACGGAGTTTCCCACCAAAGCCGTGAGCGAGTACCTCAACCGGCAGCACGCGGACCCCAACGAGCTGCACACGCGGAAAAACATGCTGCTGGCGACAAA ACAGCTGTGTAAGGAGTTCTCAGACCTGCTGGCCCAGGACAGGACTCCCCTGGGCAACTCAAGGCCCAGCCCCATTCTGGAGCCCGGCATCCAGAGCTGCCTCTCCCACTTCTCCTTCATCACGCACGGCTTCGGCTCGCCCGCCATCTGCGCCGCGCTCACCACCCTCCAGAACTACCTCACCGAGGCTCTCAAAGGACTCGACAAGATGTTTCTCAACAACCCGCCCAACAACCGGCACGGGGACGGCGGCAACAAGGCCGGCGACAAAGAGGAGAAGCAGCGGAAATGA
- the tfap2b gene encoding transcription factor AP-2-beta isoform X5, producing MLVHSYTAADRHDGVSSHSSRLSQLGSVSHAGPYSSAPPLSHAPSSDFQPPYFPPPYQPLAHYQSQDPYSHVSDPYSLNSLHQSQQGAWGARQRQDVAGDRMDSSALLAQPRASLPQLSGLDPRRDYGGVRRPDVLLHSAHPGLEPGMGDGLLHGLHGMEDVQTIDDNGTNILDQSVIKKVPMPHKNMGSLMLGKDGLIGGVTVNINEVFCSVPGRLSLLSSTSKYKVTVGEVQRRLSPPECLNASLLGGVLRRAKSKNGGKCLREKLEKIGLNLPAGRRKAANVTLLTSLVEGEAVHLARDFGYICETEFPTKAVSEYLNRQHADPNELHTRKNMLLATKQLCKEFSDLLAQDRTPLGNSRPSPILEPGIQSCLSHFSFITHGFGSPAICAALTTLQNYLTEALKGLDKMFLNNPPNNRHGDGGNKAGDKEEKQRK from the exons ATGTTAGTTCACTCCTACACCGCTGCG GACCGGCATGACGGTGTCTCGAGCCACAGCTCGCGCCTGTCCCAGCTGGGCTCGGTATCGCACGCGGGACCCTACTCCAGCGCGCCGCCGCTGTCTCATGCGCCCTCATCGGACTTCCAGCCTCCGTACTTTCCGCCGCCATACCAGCCGCTCGCTCACTACCAGAGCCAGGACCCGTACTCCCACGTCAGCGACCCGTACTCCCTGAACTCCCTGCACCAGAGCCAGCAGGGCGCATGGGGGGCGCGGCAGCGGCAGGACGTCGCCGGGGACCGGATGGACAGCTCCGCTCTGCTGGCCCAGCCTCGGGCCTCGCTGCCACAGCTGTCCGGGCTGGACCCGCGGCGGGACTACGGTGGCGTGCGGCGGCCTGATGTGCTGCTGCACTCCGCTCACCCGGGACTGGAGCCCGGTATGGGCGACGGACTGCTGCACGGGCTGCACGGTATGGAGGACGTTCAG ACCATTGACGACAATGGAACGAACATCCTGGATCAGTCAGTAATTAAGAAAg TTCCCATGCCGCACAAGAACATGGGCTCCCTGATGCTCGGCAAGGACGGGCTGATCGGCGGAGTCACCGTGAACATAAACGAGGTGTTCTGCTCGGTACCGGGCCGCCTGTCTCTGCTCAGCTCCACCTCCAAGTACAAAGTGACCGTAGGGGAGGTGCAGAGGAGACTGTCCCCGCCCGAGTGCCTCAACGCCTCCTTGTTGGGGGGCGTGTTGAGAAG AGCAAAGTCCAAAAACGGTGGGAAATGTCTGAGAGAAAAGCTGGAGAAGATTGGACTCAATTTACCTGCTGGAAGACGCAAAGCTGCCAACGTCACATTACTAACATCTCTTGTAGAAG GTGAAGCAGTCCACCTGGCCCGGGATTTCGGTTACATCTGCGAGACGGAGTTTCCCACCAAAGCCGTGAGCGAGTACCTCAACCGGCAGCACGCGGACCCCAACGAGCTGCACACGCGGAAAAACATGCTGCTGGCGACAAA ACAGCTGTGTAAGGAGTTCTCAGACCTGCTGGCCCAGGACAGGACTCCCCTGGGCAACTCAAGGCCCAGCCCCATTCTGGAGCCCGGCATCCAGAGCTGCCTCTCCCACTTCTCCTTCATCACGCACGGCTTCGGCTCGCCCGCCATCTGCGCCGCGCTCACCACCCTCCAGAACTACCTCACCGAGGCTCTCAAAGGACTCGACAAGATGTTTCTCAACAACCCGCCCAACAACCGGCACGGGGACGGCGGCAACAAGGCCGGCGACAAAGAGGAGAAGCAGCGGAAATGA
- the tfap2b gene encoding transcription factor AP-2-beta isoform X3 → MLVHSYTAADRHDGVSSHSSRLSQLGSVSHAGPYSSAPPLSHAPSSDFQPPYFPPPYQPLAHYQSQDPYSHVSDPYSLNSLHQSQQGAWGARQRQDVAGDRMDSSALLAQPRASLPQLSGLDPRRDYGGVRRPDVLLHSAHPGLEPGMGDGLLHGLHGMEDVQTIDDNGTNILDQSVIKKGSVSLTGCHAANMGSLMLGKDGLIGGVTVNINEVFCSVPGRLSLLSSTSKYKVTVGEVQRRLSPPECLNASLLGGVLRRAKSKNGGKCLREKLEKIGLNLPAGRRKAANVTLLTSLVEGEAVHLARDFGYICETEFPTKAVSEYLNRQHADPNELHTRKNMLLATKQLCKEFSDLLAQDRTPLGNSRPSPILEPGIQSCLSHFSFITHGFGSPAICAALTTLQNYLTEALKGLDKMFLNNPPNNRHGDGGNKAGDKEEKQRK, encoded by the exons ATGTTAGTTCACTCCTACACCGCTGCG GACCGGCATGACGGTGTCTCGAGCCACAGCTCGCGCCTGTCCCAGCTGGGCTCGGTATCGCACGCGGGACCCTACTCCAGCGCGCCGCCGCTGTCTCATGCGCCCTCATCGGACTTCCAGCCTCCGTACTTTCCGCCGCCATACCAGCCGCTCGCTCACTACCAGAGCCAGGACCCGTACTCCCACGTCAGCGACCCGTACTCCCTGAACTCCCTGCACCAGAGCCAGCAGGGCGCATGGGGGGCGCGGCAGCGGCAGGACGTCGCCGGGGACCGGATGGACAGCTCCGCTCTGCTGGCCCAGCCTCGGGCCTCGCTGCCACAGCTGTCCGGGCTGGACCCGCGGCGGGACTACGGTGGCGTGCGGCGGCCTGATGTGCTGCTGCACTCCGCTCACCCGGGACTGGAGCCCGGTATGGGCGACGGACTGCTGCACGGGCTGCACGGTATGGAGGACGTTCAG ACCATTGACGACAATGGAACGAACATCCTGGATCAGTCAGTAATTAAGAAAg GCAGTGTGTCGCTGACAGGCTGCCATGCTGCC AACATGGGCTCCCTGATGCTCGGCAAGGACGGGCTGATCGGCGGAGTCACCGTGAACATAAACGAGGTGTTCTGCTCGGTACCGGGCCGCCTGTCTCTGCTCAGCTCCACCTCCAAGTACAAAGTGACCGTAGGGGAGGTGCAGAGGAGACTGTCCCCGCCCGAGTGCCTCAACGCCTCCTTGTTGGGGGGCGTGTTGAGAAG AGCAAAGTCCAAAAACGGTGGGAAATGTCTGAGAGAAAAGCTGGAGAAGATTGGACTCAATTTACCTGCTGGAAGACGCAAAGCTGCCAACGTCACATTACTAACATCTCTTGTAGAAG GTGAAGCAGTCCACCTGGCCCGGGATTTCGGTTACATCTGCGAGACGGAGTTTCCCACCAAAGCCGTGAGCGAGTACCTCAACCGGCAGCACGCGGACCCCAACGAGCTGCACACGCGGAAAAACATGCTGCTGGCGACAAA ACAGCTGTGTAAGGAGTTCTCAGACCTGCTGGCCCAGGACAGGACTCCCCTGGGCAACTCAAGGCCCAGCCCCATTCTGGAGCCCGGCATCCAGAGCTGCCTCTCCCACTTCTCCTTCATCACGCACGGCTTCGGCTCGCCCGCCATCTGCGCCGCGCTCACCACCCTCCAGAACTACCTCACCGAGGCTCTCAAAGGACTCGACAAGATGTTTCTCAACAACCCGCCCAACAACCGGCACGGGGACGGCGGCAACAAGGCCGGCGACAAAGAGGAGAAGCAGCGGAAATGA
- the tfap2b gene encoding transcription factor AP-2-beta isoform X4, translating to MLVHSYTAADRHDGVSSHSSRLSQLGSVSHAGPYSSAPPLSHAPSSDFQPPYFPPPYQPLAHYQSQDPYSHVSDPYSLNSLHQSQQGAWGARQRQDVAGDRMDSSALLAQPRASLPQLSGLDPRRDYGGVRRPDVLLHSAHPGLEPGMGDGLLHGLHGMEDVQTIDDNGTNILDQSVIKKGPLPVPMPHKNMGSLMLGKDGLIGGVTVNINEVFCSVPGRLSLLSSTSKYKVTVGEVQRRLSPPECLNASLLGGVLRRAKSKNGGKCLREKLEKIGLNLPAGRRKAANVTLLTSLVEGEAVHLARDFGYICETEFPTKAVSEYLNRQHADPNELHTRKNMLLATKQLCKEFSDLLAQDRTPLGNSRPSPILEPGIQSCLSHFSFITHGFGSPAICAALTTLQNYLTEALKGLDKMFLNNPPNNRHGDGGNKAGDKEEKQRK from the exons ATGTTAGTTCACTCCTACACCGCTGCG GACCGGCATGACGGTGTCTCGAGCCACAGCTCGCGCCTGTCCCAGCTGGGCTCGGTATCGCACGCGGGACCCTACTCCAGCGCGCCGCCGCTGTCTCATGCGCCCTCATCGGACTTCCAGCCTCCGTACTTTCCGCCGCCATACCAGCCGCTCGCTCACTACCAGAGCCAGGACCCGTACTCCCACGTCAGCGACCCGTACTCCCTGAACTCCCTGCACCAGAGCCAGCAGGGCGCATGGGGGGCGCGGCAGCGGCAGGACGTCGCCGGGGACCGGATGGACAGCTCCGCTCTGCTGGCCCAGCCTCGGGCCTCGCTGCCACAGCTGTCCGGGCTGGACCCGCGGCGGGACTACGGTGGCGTGCGGCGGCCTGATGTGCTGCTGCACTCCGCTCACCCGGGACTGGAGCCCGGTATGGGCGACGGACTGCTGCACGGGCTGCACGGTATGGAGGACGTTCAG ACCATTGACGACAATGGAACGAACATCCTGGATCAGTCAGTAATTAAGAAAgg TCCTCTTCCAGTTCCCATGCCGCACAAGAACATGGGCTCCCTGATGCTCGGCAAGGACGGGCTGATCGGCGGAGTCACCGTGAACATAAACGAGGTGTTCTGCTCGGTACCGGGCCGCCTGTCTCTGCTCAGCTCCACCTCCAAGTACAAAGTGACCGTAGGGGAGGTGCAGAGGAGACTGTCCCCGCCCGAGTGCCTCAACGCCTCCTTGTTGGGGGGCGTGTTGAGAAG AGCAAAGTCCAAAAACGGTGGGAAATGTCTGAGAGAAAAGCTGGAGAAGATTGGACTCAATTTACCTGCTGGAAGACGCAAAGCTGCCAACGTCACATTACTAACATCTCTTGTAGAAG GTGAAGCAGTCCACCTGGCCCGGGATTTCGGTTACATCTGCGAGACGGAGTTTCCCACCAAAGCCGTGAGCGAGTACCTCAACCGGCAGCACGCGGACCCCAACGAGCTGCACACGCGGAAAAACATGCTGCTGGCGACAAA ACAGCTGTGTAAGGAGTTCTCAGACCTGCTGGCCCAGGACAGGACTCCCCTGGGCAACTCAAGGCCCAGCCCCATTCTGGAGCCCGGCATCCAGAGCTGCCTCTCCCACTTCTCCTTCATCACGCACGGCTTCGGCTCGCCCGCCATCTGCGCCGCGCTCACCACCCTCCAGAACTACCTCACCGAGGCTCTCAAAGGACTCGACAAGATGTTTCTCAACAACCCGCCCAACAACCGGCACGGGGACGGCGGCAACAAGGCCGGCGACAAAGAGGAGAAGCAGCGGAAATGA
- the tfap2b gene encoding transcription factor AP-2-beta isoform X1: MLWKLVENVKYEDIYEDRHDGVSSHSSRLSQLGSVSHAGPYSSAPPLSHAPSSDFQPPYFPPPYQPLAHYQSQDPYSHVSDPYSLNSLHQSQQGAWGARQRQDVAGDRMDSSALLAQPRASLPQLSGLDPRRDYGGVRRPDVLLHSAHPGLEPGMGDGLLHGLHGMEDVQTIDDNGTNILDQSVIKKGSVSLTGCHAANMGSLMLGKDGLIGGVTVNINEVFCSVPGRLSLLSSTSKYKVTVGEVQRRLSPPECLNASLLGGVLRRAKSKNGGKCLREKLEKIGLNLPAGRRKAANVTLLTSLVEGEAVHLARDFGYICETEFPTKAVSEYLNRQHADPNELHTRKNMLLATKQLCKEFSDLLAQDRTPLGNSRPSPILEPGIQSCLSHFSFITHGFGSPAICAALTTLQNYLTEALKGLDKMFLNNPPNNRHGDGGNKAGDKEEKQRK, from the exons ATGCTGTGGAAACTAGTTGAGAATGTCAAGTATGAAGATATTTACGAG GACCGGCATGACGGTGTCTCGAGCCACAGCTCGCGCCTGTCCCAGCTGGGCTCGGTATCGCACGCGGGACCCTACTCCAGCGCGCCGCCGCTGTCTCATGCGCCCTCATCGGACTTCCAGCCTCCGTACTTTCCGCCGCCATACCAGCCGCTCGCTCACTACCAGAGCCAGGACCCGTACTCCCACGTCAGCGACCCGTACTCCCTGAACTCCCTGCACCAGAGCCAGCAGGGCGCATGGGGGGCGCGGCAGCGGCAGGACGTCGCCGGGGACCGGATGGACAGCTCCGCTCTGCTGGCCCAGCCTCGGGCCTCGCTGCCACAGCTGTCCGGGCTGGACCCGCGGCGGGACTACGGTGGCGTGCGGCGGCCTGATGTGCTGCTGCACTCCGCTCACCCGGGACTGGAGCCCGGTATGGGCGACGGACTGCTGCACGGGCTGCACGGTATGGAGGACGTTCAG ACCATTGACGACAATGGAACGAACATCCTGGATCAGTCAGTAATTAAGAAAg GCAGTGTGTCGCTGACAGGCTGCCATGCTGCC AACATGGGCTCCCTGATGCTCGGCAAGGACGGGCTGATCGGCGGAGTCACCGTGAACATAAACGAGGTGTTCTGCTCGGTACCGGGCCGCCTGTCTCTGCTCAGCTCCACCTCCAAGTACAAAGTGACCGTAGGGGAGGTGCAGAGGAGACTGTCCCCGCCCGAGTGCCTCAACGCCTCCTTGTTGGGGGGCGTGTTGAGAAG AGCAAAGTCCAAAAACGGTGGGAAATGTCTGAGAGAAAAGCTGGAGAAGATTGGACTCAATTTACCTGCTGGAAGACGCAAAGCTGCCAACGTCACATTACTAACATCTCTTGTAGAAG GTGAAGCAGTCCACCTGGCCCGGGATTTCGGTTACATCTGCGAGACGGAGTTTCCCACCAAAGCCGTGAGCGAGTACCTCAACCGGCAGCACGCGGACCCCAACGAGCTGCACACGCGGAAAAACATGCTGCTGGCGACAAA ACAGCTGTGTAAGGAGTTCTCAGACCTGCTGGCCCAGGACAGGACTCCCCTGGGCAACTCAAGGCCCAGCCCCATTCTGGAGCCCGGCATCCAGAGCTGCCTCTCCCACTTCTCCTTCATCACGCACGGCTTCGGCTCGCCCGCCATCTGCGCCGCGCTCACCACCCTCCAGAACTACCTCACCGAGGCTCTCAAAGGACTCGACAAGATGTTTCTCAACAACCCGCCCAACAACCGGCACGGGGACGGCGGCAACAAGGCCGGCGACAAAGAGGAGAAGCAGCGGAAATGA